The following coding sequences lie in one Hyphobacterium sp. CCMP332 genomic window:
- a CDS encoding acylase yields the protein MRLILSIGGGVLALVILVLAFLAWTPAPPRVDEAAIRAAAAEYSARIIRDSLGVPHIYGERDADVAFGLAWAHAEDDWETIEPTLIAARGELARYDGQAAAPTDYIVQLLRIRETVAARYETELTAEARAIVEAYADGMNAWALENRGRVRSGVLPMTGQDVVAGFVLRTPFMYGLDADIGELFEDERQRTISIGETETAFHLIDGPNPELGSNAYAIAPSRSDDGATRLIVNSHQPFTGPVAWYEIGLHSAEGWNAGGATFPGAPLVLHGHNENLGWAHTVNAPDLADIYVLEINPDNENQYRLDGEWVDFETGTAALRVRLFGPFSWVFNRELLWSAHGPVIRQPHGTYAIRFSGHDEVRGVEQWYRMNRASSWEEWRAAMEMRAITSLNTVYADRDGNIAYLYNARMPVRAEGYDWREYLPGDRSDLIWTEYQPFDALPLLLNPASGFVTNANNTPFRATDPADDLRREDFSATFGIEHEMTNRGQRLLNLLINDPSISGAEALEYKFDLSYAPDSPVVRLVSQLLAMDLDEDRLLIEAQDVLRAWDFSTNIENRSAALGVLTAIKCIENRHDTRPFTCEPEEALRASAEDLMAHHGLLDPEWGEVNRHVRGEVDLPVDGGPDILRAIYCGCQELNEDGQFVGVAGDTYIMAVEWDANGHLESRSIHQFGSATLDETSPHYADQADDFVAMELRDFPWMQSEVLDGATRDYVVGRR from the coding sequence ATGCGTTTGATCTTGTCTATCGGTGGCGGCGTGCTGGCGCTCGTCATACTGGTGTTGGCATTTCTGGCCTGGACACCGGCCCCGCCGCGCGTGGATGAAGCCGCCATCCGTGCTGCCGCCGCAGAATATTCCGCCCGCATCATCCGCGACTCTCTTGGTGTGCCGCACATCTACGGTGAGCGCGATGCCGATGTTGCCTTCGGGCTCGCCTGGGCGCATGCCGAGGATGACTGGGAGACAATCGAGCCCACACTGATCGCCGCACGTGGCGAACTGGCCCGGTATGATGGTCAAGCCGCGGCACCCACCGATTATATCGTCCAGCTTCTGCGTATCCGGGAAACGGTCGCCGCCCGCTATGAGACCGAATTGACCGCCGAAGCCCGCGCTATTGTCGAGGCCTATGCCGACGGCATGAACGCCTGGGCGCTAGAAAACAGAGGCCGCGTCAGATCCGGCGTGCTTCCGATGACGGGACAGGATGTTGTCGCCGGCTTCGTATTGCGGACGCCCTTCATGTACGGGCTGGACGCGGACATTGGCGAATTGTTCGAGGACGAGCGCCAGCGCACGATTTCCATCGGCGAGACGGAAACCGCCTTTCACCTGATCGACGGGCCCAACCCAGAACTCGGATCAAATGCGTATGCCATCGCGCCTTCGCGCTCGGATGATGGCGCGACGCGGCTGATCGTCAATTCGCATCAACCCTTTACCGGCCCGGTGGCGTGGTATGAAATCGGACTGCACAGCGCGGAAGGCTGGAATGCCGGAGGGGCGACCTTCCCCGGCGCGCCGCTGGTGCTGCACGGCCATAATGAGAATCTTGGCTGGGCACACACCGTCAACGCCCCTGATCTGGCCGACATCTATGTGCTGGAGATCAATCCGGACAATGAAAATCAATACCGTCTGGATGGCGAATGGGTGGATTTCGAGACCGGAACAGCCGCGCTTCGGGTGCGCCTGTTCGGACCGTTCTCATGGGTGTTCAATCGCGAGCTCTTATGGTCCGCGCATGGTCCGGTCATCCGGCAACCGCATGGCACCTATGCGATCCGGTTCTCCGGCCATGACGAGGTGCGCGGCGTCGAGCAATGGTATCGCATGAACCGGGCGTCCAGTTGGGAGGAATGGCGTGCGGCCATGGAGATGCGCGCCATCACCAGCCTCAACACCGTCTATGCTGACCGCGACGGCAATATCGCCTATCTCTACAATGCGCGTATGCCCGTTCGGGCCGAAGGCTATGACTGGCGGGAATACCTGCCCGGCGACCGGTCCGATCTCATCTGGACAGAATACCAACCCTTCGACGCCCTGCCGCTCCTGCTCAATCCGGCATCGGGATTTGTCACGAATGCCAATAATACACCCTTCCGCGCGACCGACCCGGCTGATGATCTCCGCCGTGAGGACTTTTCCGCGACATTCGGGATCGAACATGAAATGACCAATCGCGGTCAGCGCCTGCTGAATCTGCTGATCAATGATCCATCGATCAGCGGGGCCGAAGCGCTCGAATACAAGTTCGACCTGTCCTATGCGCCGGATTCACCGGTTGTCAGACTGGTCAGCCAGCTGCTGGCCATGGATCTGGACGAAGACCGCCTCCTGATCGAGGCGCAGGACGTGCTGCGGGCTTGGGATTTCTCGACGAATATCGAAAACCGGTCTGCCGCACTCGGCGTACTCACGGCGATCAAATGTATCGAGAATCGTCACGATACACGGCCCTTCACCTGCGAGCCGGAAGAAGCCCTGCGCGCTTCCGCCGAAGACCTGATGGCCCATCACGGCCTGCTCGATCCGGAATGGGGCGAGGTCAATCGGCATGTGCGCGGCGAGGTCGATCTGCCCGTCGATGGCGGACCGGACATCTTGCGCGCCATCTATTGCGGCTGCCAGGAATTGAACGAAGACGGGCAGTTCGTTGGCGTCGCCGGCGACACCTACATCATGGCCGTGGAATGGGATGCAAACGGCCATCTGGAGAGCCGGTCCATCCACCAGTTCGGCTCGGCGACACTGGACGAGACCTCACCGCATTATGCCGATCAGGCCGATGATTTCGTGGCCATGGAGCTTCGTGACTTTCCGTGGATGCAAAGCGAGGTGCTCGACGGTGCGACGCGGGATTATGTCGTGGGAAGGCGCTAG